A single genomic interval of Flavobacterium sp. N2820 harbors:
- the dgt gene encoding dGTP triphosphohydrolase — protein MQWEQLLSLKRQGDTSKRLRKEQDDTRLGFEVDYDRIIFSAAFRSLQDKTQVIPLSKTDFVHNRLTHSLEVSVVGRSLGRLVGKQIISNYPHLLEVYGYQANDFGAIVAAAALSHDIGNPPFGHSGEKAIGEYFKTGNGLQYKDQLTEKQWQDLIDFEGNANGFSVLAASREGIEGGLRISYATLGAFMKYPKESLPKKPTQKICDKKYGFFQSDKAFFVEVANELGLISNKSGNDIGFERHPLAYLVEAADDICYTIIDFEDGINLGLISEEYALEYLIKLVKNGIDTKKYNELLTKEDRISYLRALAIGSLINDAVAVFMENEKAILAGEFPFALMDKSQYKAQMNDIIQISIKNVYQSKEVIHKEVMGYKVINSLLDGFCTATNKKENGTASNYDALLLKLLPERFQFQRENLYDRLLHICHFVSLLTDGKAVELFKTIQANKS, from the coding sequence ATGCAATGGGAACAATTATTGTCTTTAAAAAGACAAGGCGACACCAGTAAACGCTTACGAAAAGAGCAAGATGACACACGATTAGGCTTTGAAGTAGATTATGACCGAATAATTTTTTCTGCTGCTTTTAGAAGTTTGCAAGATAAAACGCAAGTCATTCCACTTTCAAAAACTGATTTCGTGCACAATCGACTAACGCATAGTTTAGAGGTTTCGGTTGTGGGACGTTCACTTGGTCGTTTAGTTGGGAAGCAAATTATTTCCAATTATCCCCATTTACTAGAAGTTTATGGTTATCAGGCTAATGATTTTGGTGCAATTGTAGCTGCTGCGGCATTGTCTCATGATATTGGAAATCCACCTTTCGGTCATTCGGGCGAAAAAGCGATTGGCGAATATTTCAAAACAGGAAACGGATTGCAATACAAAGACCAATTAACTGAAAAGCAATGGCAAGATTTAATTGATTTTGAAGGGAATGCCAATGGATTTTCAGTTTTAGCAGCTTCTCGTGAAGGAATAGAAGGAGGTTTGCGTATTTCATATGCTACTTTGGGGGCTTTTATGAAATATCCGAAAGAAAGTTTACCAAAAAAACCTACACAGAAAATTTGTGATAAAAAATATGGTTTTTTTCAATCCGATAAAGCCTTTTTTGTTGAGGTTGCCAATGAATTAGGTTTGATTTCTAATAAATCAGGGAATGATATTGGTTTTGAACGCCATCCGTTAGCGTATTTGGTTGAAGCGGCTGATGATATTTGTTACACGATTATCGATTTTGAAGACGGAATTAACTTAGGTTTAATTTCGGAAGAATACGCATTGGAATACTTAATTAAATTAGTCAAAAACGGAATTGATACCAAAAAATATAACGAATTACTTACGAAAGAAGATAGAATCAGTTATTTGCGCGCATTAGCTATTGGAAGCTTAATCAATGATGCCGTGGCTGTTTTTATGGAAAATGAAAAAGCTATTTTAGCAGGAGAATTCCCGTTTGCATTAATGGATAAAAGTCAGTATAAAGCCCAAATGAACGACATCATCCAAATCAGTATAAAAAACGTATATCAAAGTAAGGAAGTAATTCACAAAGAGGTAATGGGTTACAAAGTAATTAATAGCCTGTTAGATGGTTTTTGTACGGCAACAAACAAAAAAGAAAACGGAACAGCCTCAAATTATGATGCTCTTTTACTGAAATTATTGCCTGAACGTTTTCAATTTCAAAGAGAGAATTTGTATGACAGATTGTTACATATTTGTCATTTCGTATCGTTGCTTACTGATGGAAAGGCTGTTGAGTTATTCAAAACAATTCAGGCAAACAAAAGTTAA